The following coding sequences lie in one Mycobacterium gordonae genomic window:
- a CDS encoding PE family protein yields the protein MSYVITTPESLTAASADVFAIGDTIRAANAAAAQQTTGIAAAAGDEVSAAIARLFGSYGQEYQTLSAHTAAANDVFAAAFQAGAQAYARMDLGNGTLLQPLLNNPLVINAMGLVNFPTELLIGRPLYGDGAPGLPGTGQAGGDGGLIFGSGGAGGSGAAGLTGGLGGSAGLFGNGGNGGAGGDAVAAGGTGGNGGAGGRGGLTGGIGGFGGHGGAGAPGAPGQPGGIGGNGGAGGASGLPAFGVGGGGGTGGSGGQGGAALGDGMGAAGGAGGVGGAGGAGSLGGGAGAGGVGGDGGVGGTGGNGLSTAGNGGAGGTGGHGGDAGAGGIGGKVGAYGTGGAGGTGGNGADGANTSVTLGYSGGSGGQGGVGGNSGPGGTGGSGGTGGHGGAGGTGASVGGTGGFGGAGGTGGAGGNADGGTGGAAGSGGAGGTGGKGGTSAAAGATGGAGGIGGAAGTPGTGATVGHGGTGGTGGTGGAGGDAAGGGSFTGGTGGVGGDGGAALGVGSVGGKAGNGGAGGNGGSGAPDTGSGGSTASPGGAGGNGGDAGTGGAGATVGGGGVGGAGGTGGRGADGNGGGAGKVGDTGGAGGVGGDGGAAFGIGSVGGKAGNGGAGGTGGQGGADTGSGGSTAPSGGAGGHGGDAGTGGAGATVGGGGVGGAGGTGGRGADGNGGGAGQVGDTGGTGGVGGDGGAAFGIGSVGGKAGNGGAGGTGGQGGVDTGIGGSTARTAAPVATAVTRVPAARVTPLASAA from the coding sequence ATGTCGTATGTGATCACCACGCCCGAGTCGTTGACCGCAGCGTCGGCGGACGTATTCGCAATCGGCGATACGATTCGGGCCGCCAATGCTGCCGCCGCACAGCAGACAACCGGAATTGCAGCGGCCGCGGGCGATGAGGTGTCGGCGGCCATCGCGCGCTTATTCGGAAGTTACGGCCAGGAGTATCAGACGCTCAGCGCCCATACGGCGGCAGCCAATGATGTTTTCGCGGCGGCCTTTCAGGCGGGTGCTCAGGCGTACGCGCGCATGGACCTCGGCAACGGCACGCTCCTGCAACCTTTGTTGAACAACCCCTTGGTAATCAATGCGATGGGGTTGGTCAATTTCCCCACAGAATTGTTGATTGGCCGCCCGTTGTACGGCGACGGTGCTCCGGGCTTGCCGGGTACGGGGCAGGCCGGCGGCGACGGTGGCCTGATATTTGGCAGCGGCGGCGCTGGCGGGTCAGGCGCGGCGGGCCTGACGGGGGGACTAGGCGGATCCGCGGGCCTCTTTGGCAACGGCGGGAATGGCGGCGCTGGCGGCGACGCGGTCGCCGCGGGCGGGACTGGCGGTAACGGCGGGGCGGGCGGCCGCGGTGGACTGACAGGCGGTATCGGCGGCTTCGGTGGACACGGCGGCGCAGGCGCGCCCGGGGCGCCGGGTCAGCCCGGCGGTATCGGCGGTAACGGTGGCGCCGGAGGGGCCAGCGGCCTACCCGCCTTCGGCGTCGGGGGTGGCGGCGGCACTGGGGGCAGTGGCGGACAGGGCGGCGCGGCCCTGGGCGACGGTATGGGTGCGGCGGGCGGAGCCGGCGGGGTCGGTGGTGCTGGCGGTGCCGGCAGCCTGGGCGGCGGTGCCGGTGCGGGCGGCGTCGGCGGCGACGGCGGAGTCGGCGGCACCGGCGGAAACGGCCTCAGCACCGCCGGAAATGGCGGTGCGGGTGGAACCGGCGGGCACGGCGGCGACGCAGGGGCCGGCGGCATCGGCGGCAAGGTCGGCGCCTACGGAACCGGCGGCGCCGGCGGCACCGGCGGCAACGGCGCCGACGGAGCGAACACCAGTGTCACACTCGGCTACAGCGGCGGCAGCGGCGGCCAAGGCGGCGTTGGCGGCAACTCCGGGCCCGGCGGCACCGGCGGCAGCGGCGGCACCGGCGGCCACGGCGGGGCCGGCGGTACGGGTGCCTCCGTAGGCGGCACCGGCGGCTTTGGTGGGGCAGGGGGAACGGGTGGCGCCGGCGGTAATGCCGACGGCGGCACCGGCGGTGCCGCCGGCTCCGGCGGGGCCGGCGGCACCGGCGGCAAAGGCGGCACCAGCGCCGCCGCTGGTGCAACCGGAGGCGCCGGCGGGATCGGCGGTGCCGCCGGGACGCCCGGCACGGGTGCCACGGTGGGCCACGGCGGTACCGGCGGTACCGGCGGTACCGGAGGCGCCGGCGGCGATGCTGCGGGCGGGGGTAGCTTCACCGGCGGCACCGGCGGGGTGGGTGGTGACGGCGGCGCCGCACTCGGGGTCGGCAGCGTGGGCGGCAAGGCCGGCAATGGGGGCGCCGGGGGCAACGGCGGTTCCGGTGCTCCCGACACCGGCAGCGGTGGCAGCACCGCTTCTCCCGGCGGCGCCGGCGGCAATGGCGGTGACGCGGGCACCGGCGGCGCGGGTGCCACCGTCGGCGGCGGCGGCGTAGGTGGTGCCGGCGGGACCGGTGGCCGTGGCGCCGATGGAAACGGCGGCGGCGCTGGCAAAGTCGGCGACACCGGGGGCGCCGGCGGGGTGGGTGGTGACGGCGGCGCCGCCTTCGGGATCGGCAGCGTGGGCGGCAAGGCCGGCAACGGAGGTGCCGGCGGCACCGGCGGCCAGGGTGGCGCTGACACCGGCAGCGGTGGCAGCACCGCTCCTTCGGGCGGCGCTGGTGGCCACGGCGGTGACGCGGGCACTGGCGGCGCGGGTGCGACCGTCGGCGGCGGCGGCGTAGGTGGTGCCGGCGGGACCGGTGGCCGTGGCGCCGATGGAAACGGCGGCGGCGCAGGCCAAGTCGGCGACACCGGTGGCACCGGCGGGGTGGGTGGCGACGGCGGCGCCGCCTTCGGGATCGGCAGCGTGGGCGGCAAGGCCGGCAACGGAGGTGCCGGCGGCACCGGCGGCCAGGGTGGCGTCGACACCGGCATCGGCGGCAGCACCGCCCGAACGGCGGCGCCGGTGGCAACGGCGGTAACGCGGGTACCGGCGGCGCGGGTGACACCGTTGGCGTCGGCGGCGTAG
- a CDS encoding NAD(P)-dependent oxidoreductase → MRVLVSHEDDDRVGVDLLGRVDGLEVVIYDPSGPLSPEQCDAAILIPPYRSSHRPIPLLKELRGLRMVQLLSAGADEWASDVPPDVILATARGAHAGPVSEWVLSAILCLYRQWPALVDFKREHTWAHRRVAADTLAGSRVLILGAGAIGGAVAERLRAFDALPVLIASRERAGVLSPEAVPEILPTCDAVVITAPLTDSTQGMVDVAFLGALPDGALVVNAARGKIVDTDALVAELQTGRLRAALDVTEPEPLPEDHRLWDCPGTIISPHMARTVPGTNALCYAVAAEQIRTFLSGGSPSNAVVAGS, encoded by the coding sequence ATGCGAGTGCTCGTCAGTCACGAGGACGACGACAGAGTCGGCGTTGACCTGCTTGGTCGCGTCGACGGACTCGAGGTCGTCATCTACGACCCCAGCGGGCCACTCTCACCTGAGCAGTGCGACGCTGCGATCCTGATCCCGCCGTACCGCAGCAGCCATCGCCCGATCCCGCTGTTGAAAGAACTCCGCGGCCTCCGCATGGTTCAGCTTCTGTCCGCGGGGGCCGACGAGTGGGCTTCTGACGTGCCGCCTGACGTCATCCTGGCCACCGCCCGCGGGGCACATGCCGGACCCGTCTCTGAGTGGGTGCTGTCAGCGATCCTGTGCCTCTACCGTCAGTGGCCGGCGCTCGTGGATTTCAAGCGGGAGCACACGTGGGCGCATCGTCGCGTTGCCGCCGACACTCTCGCTGGGAGCCGGGTGTTGATTCTCGGAGCGGGTGCAATTGGTGGGGCCGTCGCCGAGCGACTGCGGGCATTCGACGCTCTACCTGTCCTTATTGCCAGTCGGGAACGCGCCGGCGTGCTCAGCCCGGAAGCAGTGCCCGAGATTCTGCCGACGTGCGATGCGGTCGTTATTACCGCGCCGCTGACCGACTCGACGCAGGGCATGGTCGACGTGGCATTCCTCGGTGCACTCCCGGATGGCGCCCTGGTCGTCAACGCCGCCCGCGGCAAGATCGTTGACACCGACGCACTCGTAGCGGAGTTGCAGACTGGGCGACTGCGGGCGGCCCTCGACGTCACTGAGCCTGAGCCGCTGCCGGAAGACCATCGCCTCTGGGATTGCCCAGGCACGATCATCAGCCCTCACATGGCGCGGACCGTGCCAGGAACGAACGCCCTCTGCTACGCCGTGGCCGCAGAACAGATACGCACGTTCCTGAGTGGAGGATCGCCGTCGAACGCGGTGGTTGCCGGTAGCTGA
- a CDS encoding TetR family transcriptional regulator, whose product MAAVKSGLLGAGSRNRCRDVMTAAQPAGEAPHASEILDATLHAATCGGYSAVQMRAVADVAGIGVGTLYRYFPSKPHLLVAVLRREFDRLAAECAWHHNDTTPAQRVAALTSRLHVEWQLDPNLTEATTRALVVADATAAPTVTQTADILQQLFAHALGGSTVTEHHHDLAGLITDVWLANLTAFSGHRLSAAQARERIDRGTELLLRQTSSIISTS is encoded by the coding sequence ATGGCCGCCGTCAAGAGCGGGCTGCTCGGGGCGGGCTCGCGCAACCGGTGCCGGGACGTCATGACCGCGGCGCAACCTGCCGGTGAGGCACCCCACGCGAGTGAGATCCTGGATGCGACCCTGCATGCAGCGACCTGCGGCGGTTATAGCGCGGTGCAGATGCGGGCGGTGGCTGATGTCGCCGGCATCGGTGTGGGGACGCTCTACCGGTATTTCCCGTCCAAACCGCACCTGCTGGTCGCGGTGTTGCGCCGCGAATTCGACCGACTGGCCGCCGAGTGCGCATGGCACCACAACGACACCACGCCTGCCCAGCGGGTCGCAGCCCTGACCTCACGACTGCACGTCGAATGGCAGCTCGACCCTAACCTGACCGAAGCCACCACGCGCGCCCTGGTGGTCGCCGACGCGACCGCCGCGCCCACCGTCACCCAGACCGCCGACATCCTGCAACAACTCTTCGCCCACGCATTGGGCGGCAGCACCGTCACCGAGCACCACCATGACCTCGCCGGACTCATCACTGATGTCTGGCTGGCCAACCTCACCGCCTTCAGTGGCCACCGACTCTCCGCAGCCCAAGCCCGAGAGCGGATCGACCGCGGCACGGAACTCCTACTGCGCCAGACCTCATCAATAATCTCCACGTCATAA
- a CDS encoding DUF456 domain-containing protein, translated as MSAVGIVLVALAIAVGIIGIVAPLLPGTLLVFVAIVVWAVVENNITAWVTLGVVAALLGAATLIKYTWPAKRMRAADVRTLSLAAGAIVGIIGFFVIPVIGLVIGFVLGVYAAELAARGDQRRAWTSTKHAVKGVALSMGVELAAALLATVAWVAGVYLTQ; from the coding sequence ATGAGTGCTGTCGGCATCGTCCTCGTAGCACTCGCGATAGCCGTCGGAATCATCGGCATCGTGGCGCCGCTACTGCCGGGCACGCTGCTGGTGTTCGTCGCGATCGTGGTGTGGGCCGTCGTCGAGAACAACATCACCGCGTGGGTGACTCTCGGCGTGGTGGCCGCGCTGCTCGGTGCGGCGACATTGATCAAGTACACCTGGCCCGCGAAGCGGATGCGGGCCGCCGACGTGCGCACGCTGAGTCTGGCAGCGGGCGCGATTGTGGGCATCATTGGTTTCTTCGTAATCCCGGTGATCGGCCTGGTGATCGGCTTCGTGCTGGGTGTCTACGCGGCCGAGTTGGCGGCTCGCGGAGACCAGCGGAGGGCATGGACCTCGACGAAGCACGCCGTGAAAGGTGTCGCGTTGTCGATGGGTGTCGAGTTGGCTGCTGCACTGCTCGCCACCGTCGCGTGGGTGGCTGGGGTGTATCTAACCCAGTAG
- a CDS encoding serine/threonine-protein kinase codes for MGNQQLQPGQVFAGYTVERLLGVGGMGAVYLARHPNLPKLVALKLLSRAMTGDDDVRARFLREADHVARLDHPNIVAVYDRGDQDGQLWIAMQYVDGCDAADAVRQGPLPAARAVRIIAETAKALDFAHAADVLHRDVKPANILLTRPVAGEPERVLLADFGIAKALDDLTGFTATGMFHASLQYAAPEQLDASITLDARADVYALGCTLYHLLSGSVPYRGHTPEQLMYGHLHLPIPLPSQAPAAQQGGIPAGMDAVIQRAMAKNRDDRYPGCGALAGAAQRALGSAVDMTMPASRPGVPGEAHTQLRQAPPPPHRDTPPSRSADAAPPVIRSKRKWLIAIAVILLVAAAGGVVLLRNALSLKATGAELVLTATTDPGANPFMPPAGSPPPSSTQPPPTLQPHAGGTPVATQPLPGDREGLYGGTLNNAECDRDKMIAFLGSHPAQAGAFVEALNTDPSLYWTGTRPLTAADIPTYLPELTPMLLRLNTRVTNHGFDGTHPTTLQSVFQAGTGVFVDAHGVPRARCYCGNPLTAPVALTGDPEPVGTAWSGYNPAALAAVQPSSAPITSFVLVDVVTGQAFDRPAGTAGTDDRPRTQPVPPPQPSPTTPGTRPGPNQPEIDGTYLLHFQAGSCGAAPSDATVTIAHQGNSLTLAHTSGTTFTGTINADGSFVLGFRDSTMRGVFVTQGGSTVIRDGTWQPATCSGTFEGTKQ; via the coding sequence ATGGGTAACCAGCAGTTACAGCCCGGTCAGGTCTTCGCCGGTTACACCGTCGAGCGGCTTCTCGGTGTCGGTGGGATGGGCGCGGTGTATTTGGCCCGCCACCCAAACCTGCCGAAGCTAGTTGCCTTGAAGCTGCTCAGCCGGGCCATGACCGGCGACGACGACGTGCGTGCTCGTTTCTTGCGCGAGGCCGACCACGTCGCGCGGTTGGACCATCCCAATATCGTCGCTGTCTACGACCGGGGCGATCAGGACGGGCAGTTGTGGATCGCGATGCAATACGTCGACGGTTGCGACGCTGCCGACGCGGTCCGCCAGGGGCCGTTGCCCGCGGCGCGCGCGGTGCGCATCATCGCCGAGACCGCCAAGGCGCTGGACTTCGCACACGCAGCCGACGTGCTGCACCGCGACGTCAAACCCGCCAACATCCTGCTCACCCGACCCGTCGCAGGCGAGCCCGAACGGGTCCTGCTCGCCGACTTCGGCATCGCCAAAGCCCTCGACGACCTTACCGGGTTCACCGCGACCGGCATGTTTCACGCCAGCCTGCAGTACGCGGCTCCCGAACAACTCGACGCCTCGATCACCCTGGATGCCCGCGCCGACGTGTACGCGCTGGGCTGCACCCTGTATCACCTGCTGAGCGGATCGGTGCCCTACCGGGGCCACACCCCTGAACAGTTGATGTACGGACATCTGCATCTGCCCATCCCGCTGCCCAGCCAAGCCCCTGCCGCGCAGCAGGGCGGCATACCGGCAGGGATGGACGCGGTGATCCAACGTGCGATGGCCAAGAACCGCGATGACCGCTACCCGGGCTGCGGTGCGCTGGCCGGTGCTGCGCAACGGGCGCTGGGCTCGGCAGTCGACATGACCATGCCCGCATCCCGCCCGGGCGTGCCGGGGGAGGCCCACACCCAGTTACGCCAGGCTCCGCCACCCCCACACCGGGATACGCCGCCGTCACGGAGCGCTGACGCAGCGCCACCGGTGATCCGCTCGAAACGCAAGTGGTTGATTGCGATCGCGGTGATCCTGCTCGTCGCGGCCGCAGGGGGTGTAGTGCTACTGCGTAACGCCCTGTCGCTCAAGGCGACTGGCGCGGAGTTGGTCCTCACCGCGACCACCGACCCAGGGGCGAATCCGTTCATGCCACCCGCGGGCTCGCCGCCGCCGAGCAGCACTCAGCCGCCGCCCACCCTGCAGCCTCACGCCGGCGGGACCCCGGTCGCCACCCAGCCATTGCCCGGTGACCGCGAGGGTCTCTACGGTGGCACCCTGAACAACGCCGAGTGTGACCGCGACAAGATGATCGCCTTCCTGGGCAGCCACCCCGCCCAGGCCGGCGCTTTCGTCGAAGCGCTCAATACCGATCCCAGCCTGTACTGGACCGGCACACGACCCCTGACCGCCGCCGACATCCCCACCTATCTGCCTGAACTCACCCCGATGCTGCTGCGACTGAACACCCGAGTCACCAATCACGGATTCGACGGAACGCATCCCACAACCCTGCAATCGGTCTTCCAGGCCGGAACCGGTGTGTTCGTCGACGCCCACGGTGTTCCCCGTGCTCGCTGCTACTGCGGCAACCCCCTGACCGCGCCGGTCGCTTTGACCGGCGATCCAGAGCCCGTTGGCACAGCCTGGTCCGGCTACAACCCCGCAGCCCTGGCCGCGGTCCAGCCCAGTTCGGCGCCCATCACCAGCTTCGTTCTCGTCGACGTCGTCACCGGACAAGCCTTCGACCGGCCCGCCGGCACCGCCGGCACCGATGACAGACCACGCACCCAACCCGTTCCGCCACCCCAACCCTCACCCACTACGCCAGGCACCAGACCAGGGCCGAACCAACCGGAGATCGACGGAACCTACCTCTTACACTTCCAAGCCGGTTCCTGTGGAGCGGCGCCCTCGGACGCGACGGTCACTATCGCCCACCAAGGCAACAGCCTCACGCTGGCGCACACATCTGGGACCACCTTCACCGGCACCATCAACGCCGACGGATCGTTCGTGCTCGGCTTTCGTGACAGCACGATGCGGGGTGTCTTCGTCACCCAAGGCGGCAGCACCGTCATTCGCGACGGCACATGGCAGCCAGCAACCTGCAGCGGCACCTTCGAGGGCACCAAGCAGTGA
- a CDS encoding TetR/AcrR family transcriptional regulator translates to MEPGAEERAVDIDGDEVDPRLARSRTRLLDAAAKLLSAGGVEAVTIEAVTKASKVARTTLYRHFTSSTHLLAATFERLLPQVSLPPAQGSLREQLIELLSRQAILFQDAPLHATTLAWVALGPTPERPDEVHDRHALRTRVVAHYRQPFAELLQSPAAAAELDDFDVDLAMCQLVGPIAFARLTGLRAINREDCEHIVDDFLHAHARTR, encoded by the coding sequence GTGGAGCCAGGCGCGGAGGAACGTGCTGTCGATATCGACGGCGACGAGGTGGATCCACGCCTGGCGCGGTCCCGGACCCGGCTGCTCGACGCCGCGGCCAAGCTGCTCAGCGCCGGCGGGGTCGAAGCGGTCACCATCGAGGCGGTCACCAAGGCCTCCAAAGTGGCCAGAACCACGCTCTACCGCCACTTCACTAGCTCCACCCACCTGCTGGCCGCCACTTTTGAGCGGCTCCTGCCCCAGGTCAGCCTGCCGCCGGCGCAAGGCTCGCTGCGCGAACAGCTCATCGAACTGCTCAGCCGGCAAGCGATCCTGTTTCAGGACGCACCCTTGCACGCCACCACGCTGGCCTGGGTCGCCCTCGGGCCGACACCGGAGCGCCCCGACGAGGTGCACGACCGCCACGCGCTACGCACACGCGTCGTCGCCCATTACCGACAGCCCTTCGCCGAGCTGCTGCAAAGCCCGGCCGCCGCCGCCGAACTCGACGACTTCGATGTCGACCTCGCCATGTGCCAGCTCGTCGGCCCGATCGCCTTCGCCCGCCTGACCGGCCTACGCGCCATCAACCGCGAGGACTGCGAACACATCGTTGACGACTTCCTGCACGCCCACGCCCGCACCCGATAA
- a CDS encoding endonuclease/exonuclease/phosphatase family protein: MTSPGQDDVLTVLTLNIWGDHLWEERKHALVDWFTEIRPDVVALQEATRSPELCEATWLAEQTGMDAVYAAAYVRSDRSEFGNAVLSRWPIVDSRSLQLTLAGASDIEPRGALTADVRLRNRLVSVTSTHLSYRFDEDWVREAQVRQLVDFVGTGSGDFPPIVCGDFNARPESNEVLFIGGTHASNGHSLRLFDAFALAHPGELGFTWNNTNPHTALDPTPDQRIDYIFVGVRTADGAGEVLDAAVLCDAPRRGVWPSDHFGVVAQLTCPALGK, from the coding sequence GTGACGTCACCCGGTCAGGACGATGTGCTGACGGTGCTGACGTTGAACATTTGGGGCGATCATCTTTGGGAGGAACGCAAGCACGCGCTTGTCGACTGGTTCACCGAGATTCGTCCTGATGTGGTCGCGTTGCAGGAGGCGACTCGGTCACCGGAATTGTGTGAGGCGACGTGGCTGGCCGAGCAGACCGGGATGGACGCGGTGTACGCCGCCGCCTACGTCCGCTCCGACCGTAGCGAGTTCGGCAACGCGGTCCTGAGCCGCTGGCCGATCGTCGACTCGCGGTCGCTGCAGCTGACGCTGGCGGGAGCCTCGGATATCGAGCCTCGCGGCGCGCTGACCGCCGATGTCCGCCTTCGCAACCGTCTGGTGTCCGTCACCTCGACCCATTTGTCCTACCGGTTCGACGAGGATTGGGTGCGCGAGGCGCAGGTCCGTCAGCTCGTCGATTTCGTCGGGACAGGCTCGGGCGATTTCCCACCGATTGTCTGTGGTGATTTCAACGCCCGTCCGGAATCCAATGAGGTGCTATTCATCGGCGGCACGCACGCTTCCAACGGTCACAGTCTTCGCCTGTTCGACGCGTTCGCGTTGGCCCATCCTGGTGAGCTTGGCTTCACCTGGAACAACACCAACCCGCATACGGCGCTGGACCCGACACCGGATCAGCGCATCGACTACATCTTCGTGGGCGTGCGCACCGCCGACGGCGCGGGCGAGGTGCTCGACGCGGCTGTCTTATGCGACGCGCCGCGCCGCGGTGTCTGGCCCAGCGATCATTTCGGTGTCGTCGCGCAATTGACGTGCCCTGCCCTCGGAAAATGA